The Novosphingobium terrae genome has a window encoding:
- the rpoZ gene encoding DNA-directed RNA polymerase subunit omega, with product MARVTVEDCVDKIPNRFDLVLLAAQRAREISGGAELTLERDRDKNPVVALREIAEENVTPKVLKEALVTSLQRVLPDDDDEVDDIGSLSQQAEALRITAAAPVRNTSLGGDYDG from the coding sequence ATGGCACGCGTCACCGTCGAAGATTGCGTCGACAAGATTCCCAACCGTTTCGATCTCGTGCTGCTGGCCGCCCAGCGCGCCCGCGAAATCTCGGGCGGCGCCGAGCTGACCCTTGAGCGCGACCGCGACAAGAACCCGGTCGTCGCCCTGCGCGAAATCGCCGAAGAGAACGTCACCCCCAAGGTGCTCAAGGAAGCCCTCGTCACCTCGCTGCAGCGCGTGCTGCCCGATGATGACGATGAGGTTGATGACATCGGCTCGCTGTCGCAGCAGGCCGAGGCTCTGCGAATCACCGCCGCCGCGCCGGTGCGCAACACCTCGCTGGGTGGCGATTACGACGGCTGA
- a CDS encoding NUDIX hydrolase: MTQARITNQTLIYDGWYRFSRLEVEMPDGVRVERHLIDNGSAAAVLPYDPVRRVCMLIEQPRAGVLAAGEAPLLEAIAGNLGGMAPDKRIIEEALEEGGLRISELEPVTNMWSLCPVSTERIQLYLTPYSSEDRIGEGGGALHEDENITVHEITLDHLRDLVLAGELTDAKTLILAQALLLRRPELWAASQD; this comes from the coding sequence ATGACCCAGGCCCGCATCACCAACCAGACCCTGATCTATGACGGCTGGTATCGCTTTTCCCGCCTTGAGGTGGAGATGCCCGATGGCGTGCGCGTGGAGCGTCACCTGATCGACAATGGCTCGGCGGCGGCAGTCTTGCCCTATGATCCGGTCCGCCGCGTCTGCATGCTGATCGAGCAGCCGCGTGCGGGCGTTCTGGCTGCGGGCGAAGCGCCTCTGCTGGAGGCGATTGCGGGCAATCTGGGGGGCATGGCGCCAGACAAGCGCATCATCGAGGAGGCTCTTGAGGAAGGCGGTCTGCGCATTTCCGAACTGGAGCCGGTGACCAATATGTGGAGCCTGTGCCCGGTCTCCACCGAGCGGATTCAGCTCTATCTCACGCCCTATTCAAGCGAGGATCGCATCGGTGAGGGCGGTGGCGCCCTGCATGAGGATGAAAACATCACCGTGCATGAGATCACGCTGGATCACCTGCGCGATCTGGTGCTGGCTGGCGAATTAACCGATGCCAAGACACTGATTCTGGCACAGGCTCTGCTGCTGCGCAGACCGGAACTGTGGGCCGCGTCACAAGATTGA
- a CDS encoding GNAT family N-acetyltransferase produces MPVELVLQAVIAADPARNWLAAEHYNIVADDVAVGTMRLRIGDAEAVHYIGHVGYAVEAEHRGHGYAAMALRQIVMLAERHDLRELWIMIRPDNLASQRAASKAGAVYIETIPVPPGTDLYARGDLEMQRYRLTGRAGKSKACGPAIRAQG; encoded by the coding sequence ATGCCCGTCGAGCTTGTCCTGCAGGCGGTGATTGCCGCAGATCCTGCCCGCAACTGGCTTGCGGCCGAACATTACAACATCGTGGCTGATGATGTGGCCGTCGGCACGATGCGCTTGCGGATCGGCGATGCGGAGGCTGTGCACTATATTGGCCATGTCGGATATGCGGTGGAGGCCGAGCATCGCGGGCATGGTTATGCGGCGATGGCGCTCAGGCAGATCGTGATGCTGGCTGAGCGGCATGATCTGCGCGAACTCTGGATCATGATCCGGCCTGACAATCTCGCCTCGCAAAGGGCTGCGTCCAAGGCGGGCGCAGTCTATATCGAGACGATCCCGGTGCCGCCGGGTACCGATCTTTATGCACGCGGCGATCTTGAGATGCAGCGCTATCGCCTGACGGGCCGCGCAGGCAAATCCAAAGCCTGCGGCCCGGCAATCCGGGCACAAGGCTGA